A region from the Vicia villosa cultivar HV-30 ecotype Madison, WI linkage group LG3, Vvil1.0, whole genome shotgun sequence genome encodes:
- the LOC131656745 gene encoding uncharacterized protein LOC131656745: MQRKPSFETDRIISTKPINWLEKVRCPKGTVHVQRITKDDIAGGKSLLNNSLIYQDSSSGHAMELLKSIRGAHPMIHNGKLLPFKTRERENIPREKVTTRLCPIIGAKPFPRIRDHPTPTFIKTKRIPLENDSVS; the protein is encoded by the exons ATGCAG AGAAAACCAAGTTTTGAAACTGATAGAATTATTTCTACTAAACCAATAAATTGGCTTGAGAAAGTTAGATGTCCCAAAGGAACAGTACATGTTCAAAGGATAACTAAAGATGATATCGCTGGAGGAAAATCTTTATTAAATAATTCTTTGATATATCAAGATAGCTCCTCTGGTCAC gcaatggaaTTACTAAAGAGCATAAGGGGTGCTCACCCGATGATACATAACGGAAAGCTTCTACCGTTCAAAACAAGAGAGCGGGAGAATATTCCAAGAGAAAAAGTTACAACAAGACTTTGTCCTATAATAGGCGCAAAGCCATTTCCACGAATTAGAGACCACCCCACCCCAACATTCATTAAAACTAAACGTATCCCGCTTGAAAATGATAGCGTTTCTTGA
- the LOC131659082 gene encoding uncharacterized protein LOC131659082: MSGVEESAIKEFWGGENVEWSTLDAVGASEGTAILWRKDFLNLRFSFRGEGFLGLCVEKEGSLIYFVNVYAACELNSRRSLWKSLIDFKLKNVPGSWCVGGDFNNISNKEERIDMSNRSYKKEIYSFKAFIEEMELVDPPTMGGKFTWFKNNGKSMSRIDRFWLSDCFMEKWKIMGQYIGGRDLSDHAPIWLNENRKDWGPKAFKFNNSWLKHKEFNDFMEKEWGKIIVNGRGDFVLSVKLKAFKRRLVWWNKEVYG; the protein is encoded by the coding sequence ATGAGTGGGGTGGAGGAAAGTGCTATTAAGGAGTTTTGGGGTGGTGAAAATGTTGAGTGGTCTACGTTGGATGCAGTGGGAGCGTCAGAAGGCACCGCTATTTTGTGGAGGAAAGACTTTCTCAATTTGAGGTTCAGTTTTAGAGGAGAGGGTTTCTTGGGTTTGTGTGTAGAGAAGGAGGGGAGCTTGATCTATTTTGTGAATGTGTACGCGGCGTGTGAGTTAAATTCTAGAAGAAGTTTGTGGAAGTCGTTAATTGATTTCAAACTTAAAAATGTTCCGGGTTCGTGGTGTGTGGGTGGGGATTTCAATAATATCTCCAACAAAGAGGAAAGAATTGACATGTCTAATAGGAGCTACAAAAAAGAAATCTATAGTTTCAAGGCTTTTATAGAGGAGATGGAGCTTGTGGACCCACCGACAATGGGAGGAAAATTTACGTGGTTTAAAAATAATGGGAAATCTATGAGTAGGATTGATAGGTTCTGGCTTTCGGATTGTTTCATGGAAAAGTGGAAAATAATGGGTCAATATATTGGAGGGAGAGATTTATCCGATCATGCTCCGATTTGGTTGAATGAAAATAGGAAGGATTGGGGGCCGAAAGCTTTTAAGTTCAATAATTCTTGGTTGAAGCATAAGGAGTTCAATGATTTTATGGAGAAAGAATGGGGGAAGATTATTGTTAATGGGAGGGGCGATTTTGTGTTGTCTGTAAAGTTAAAGGCTTTTAAAAGGAGATTAGTGTGGTGGAATAAAGAGGTGTACGGATGA
- the LOC131659083 gene encoding uncharacterized protein LOC131659083 codes for MEGLTALVRKAVNLDDFKPFSYGDVDHVDIIQFADDTIILGEASTKNLWSLKVLLRGFEMVSGLKINFSKSNVFGVNVDEVFMNTATSFLDCKKGVIPFLFLGISVGEKPRRRRMWTRVINNLKSRLTSWKGRNLSIGGRVILINAVLNAIPSFTLSFYKVPGMVLKEIKSLLSNFLWSGNVNKRCIHWVKWKTVQARYEDVCKPKDSSWWRDIISNDVKVDFNEDGFSSCVQSILKEGNHVLFWYSLWLGDQTLRIKFPDLFELTTNKLGTVADVLLWANGEAGWNIKFLFGAALEGLLQAAALSFPDSGSR; via the exons ATGGAAGGTTTAACCGCCTTGGTTAGGAAAGCGGTTAACTTGGATGATTTTAAACCTTTCTCTTATGGGGATGTGGATCATGTTGATATTATACAATTTGCGGACGATACTATTATCCTTGGTGAAGCATCTACAAAAAATCTTTGGTCTTTAAAGGTGTTGTTGAGAGGATTCGAAATGGTGTCGGGcttgaaaattaatttttccaAGAGTAATGTATTCGGTGTGAATGTTGACGAGGTCTTTATGAATACGGCTACGTCCTTTCTCGATTGTAAGAAAGGAGTAATTCCTTTCTTGTTTCTTGGTATTTCGGTGGGGGAGAAGCCTAGAAGGAGGAGGATGTGGACGAGGGTGATCAATAATCTTAAGAGTAGGCTCACGTCTTGGAAGGGTAGAAATTTGTCCATAGGCGGGAGAGTGATTCTCATCAACGCGGTCCTTAATGCAATTCCATCTTTTACTCTCTCTTTTTATAAAGTTCCGGGAATGGTACTTAAAGAGATTAAAAGCCTTTTGAGTAATTTCTTGTGGAGTGGGAATGTTAACAAACGTTGTATTCATTGGGTGAAATGGAAAACG GTTCAAGCGAGGTATGAAGATGTTTGCAAGCCAAAAGATTCGAGTTGGTGGAGGGACATAATATCTAATGATGTGAAGGTGGATTTTAATGAAGATGGTTTTTCTTCTTGTGTGCAAAGTATTTTAAAGGAGGGCAACCATGTTTTATTTTGGTACAGTTTATGGTTGGGTGACCAAACTCTTAGGATTAAATTTCCGGATTTGTTTGAGTTGACAACTAATAAACTAGGTACTGTGGCAGATGTGTTACTGTGGGCAAATGGAGAGGCTGGGTGGAACATTAAGTTTCTGTTTGGGGCTGCGCTGGAGGGGCTTTTGCAGGCTGCAGCGCTGTCGTTTCCGGACAGTGGCAGCAGATGA
- the LOC131659084 gene encoding uncharacterized protein LOC131659084, whose translation MLYTAAPVFDEKYVFTWRLNNSGVFSVNSVSALLADYKDVAWPVNTMESLNALWKVPTPLRYKIFGWRIHPESLNHLCFSCNVSKVIWCRVLLWLGEIPSLTIDGFLDFGFIQEKVVNVKARMKINSIWIATTWSLWYMRNAMIFEKEEYSFDMVYYKIMYLSWCWLASCNPGYLSSFYDWYKSPMDCF comes from the exons ATGTTGTATACAGCAGCGCCGGTGTTTGATGAAAAATACGTGTTCACGTGGAGATTGAATAACAGTGGTGTTTTCTCGGTGAATTCTGTGTCGGCCTTGCTTGCGGATTATAAGGATGTTGCTTGGCCGGTCAATACAATGGAATCGTTGAATGCTTTGTGGAAAGTGCCGACTCCGTTAAGATACAAGATTTTTGGGTGGAG GATTCACCCGGAAAGTTTGAATCATTTGTGTTTCTCTTGTAATGTCTCGAAGGTGATATGGTGTCGGGTTTTATTGTGGTTGGGGGAAATTCCTTCTCTTACCATTGAtggttttttggattttggttttaTCCAAGAGAAGGTTGTTAATGTTAAAGCTAGAATGAAGATCAATTCCATTTGGATAGCTACCACGTGGAGTCTTTGGTACATGAGAAATgcgatgatttttgaaaaggaggAGTATAGTTTTGATATGGTATATTACAAAATCATGTATTTATCTTGGTGTTGGTTAGCTAGTTGCAATCCGGGTTATCTTTCTAGCTTTTACGATTGGTACAAATCCCCGATGGATTGTTTTTAA